CGTAAGTGGATAAAGGCGATTGTTACCACCATCCCCTGTCAGACCGACGCCGAGGTGATGAGTTTCATTCAGTCGTTATCCGAAGCCAAAACTCATACACCCCAGCCGGAAATAGTGGTTGACGACCACTGGTTCTGTGCCCGACGGTATCATGACCCGGTGTCGCAGGAGAATCTACTTGAAATCTATATCGGGTCCAACAAATCGGGTAATGAGTGGATGGGCTACGACCGCATCGACCCGCGCTGGCTTGATGCTGAAGGCCGAGACCTTGACCGCTGGGAACTCACCCGCGCCTATATGAGACCAAAATACCGCGGGCTTAACTATGCCCCGTTTATGGTCGAACTGGTCCTTGCCCTTTGCAAGAAAAACCGGGGATATTCGGTTGTTGCCTATCCTCGCCATGTCGCGATGCTCGTAACGCTGATTAAAATGGGATTCCGAACTATGGAAGGCAATTACGACGCCACCCTCAAAAGAATTCTTGCCCAGGGGTTACGCTGGTATCGCAACGACACATCCCAGCGCCGGCTTTATTATGCTCAGGAATTCCGCCCCTTCATCATTGAAGGCAGTTTTATAATGGAGAAAAGGGTAGCACCAGTCACACTCTGGGAATTTCTCTGGCAGAAAATCTAATTGCCCTGCGGGACAAACCTGTTAAGTTGACTCGCCCCTAAAATCCCGGCGTCTTCCCGCAATCGCGACAGAACTATCTTAACATTTCGCTGTCCTAAGTAAGGTCGACTAAAAATAGTAGTTTTAACCGCCTGAAGCAAAGGTGTACCCAGCCGGCTCATGCCGCCGCCAATCACAACTATCTCCGGGTCAAGAAGCATTATGGCGTTGTATATGCCAAGCCCAAGAAAATAGCCCATTTCACTGATCACCTGTCGGGCAATCCTGTCGCCCATCTTTGCCGCTTTTCCAATCTCCCGGGGCGTCAACCTCTTTAAATCGTACCCGACCAGCTCCCAGATTCTGCTCCGGTCTTTTGCATCTTGGGGAAATAACACCAGCTGATTGCGTGCGTTAGAAAAATGTGCCCCCTGACGACGCAAAAGCTGCCGGCAATTTCGCACCAGCGCCCGGGCACTGACATAACTCTCCACACAACCATTATTACCACAAAAACAGGCTGGCCCGTGCAGAGAAATTACTGTATGGCCCAGTTCACCGGCAAAAAAATTTGCACCCAAAACCGGCTGATTGTTAGCAATAATCCCGCTACCCACCCCGGTACCAAGAGTCAAAACCAGAACATTGCGACAGCCTTGTCCCGCACCAAACAGCCACTCCCCAATCGCTACCGCATCAGCATCATTCGCACAGAATACATCAAATTTCGTCAGTTTTTCAAGGATGTCCTTAACTGGCGTTTGTGTCCACAGCGGCAGGTTGGGCGAAAAATTCACTACTCCGGACCGACAATCAACCAGTCCGGCGACACCAACCCCGAGCGTTTGTACCGGATAGCTCTGGCTTAATTTAACAACACGCTGAGCTAACCGGACTAAAATTGTCTGGGCGGGTTCTTCGGGATTGGTGTTGAGCCGGCACCGCCGCACAATTTTCCCTTTCTCGTCCACCAGCCCGACTTTGATGTTCGTCCCGCCAATATCAACCCCAATTGCAAATTCCATACGAGGAATTTACCGCTTTGGGCGGCGGCGATTGTAAATCTTCAAAAGCAGTTTTTCATAAGTCGGACTCAACCGGACACCACGCCGTTCCATCACTCGCCGAGCACACTCCACCATTTCAGTTCGACGCCAGTGCCCCTTCTTCCCCCAAGCAAAGGAGGATACCAGTTTTGGTGTCATGCCGGACTCGAACCAGTTGGCAAAAGTGCCGAGCACCGCGCCCGTTGGTAAAAAAGTGCCAATAGCGGTCTTTGCATGGTCCCCAATAAAGCAGCCCAATTTCACCATACCGGTATCAAACCGCCTTGCGCCAATTTTAACCCGCACCGGACGATAATTGTTCTTTAAGTCCGAGTTTGTGGTTAACGCCCCTAAATTGACCCATTCTCCTACATAACTGTGACCCAGAAACCCTTCGTGGTGTTTATTGGCATAGCCCTGAAACACACACTCTTCCACCTCACCGCCAATACGGCATTGTGGCCCAAAGCTGCAGCCCGGTCGGACCAACGCGCCATCAATTACTGTACCGGGCCCGATATAGCAGGGTCCTTCAACAATACTACCAGGACGCACTATAGACCCTTTATCGACAAATACCGGACCCTTTTCCGTAACAACCTGTGCTCCGGGATAGACCTTACCGCCCTTTTTTACAAACACCAAACGCCTTTTTGTCACTAAAGGCAGTTCCCTTATAAGTTCTTGATAGTTAAGTCGAACAATATCCCAGGGATAAAAAACCGCCTCAGCCGCAACCTCTTTTGCCGTAAGCCCCGCTAAATCGGGCAATGCTTTACGACCTGTATGCCGATTCAATCGAAAGCCGATGGTTCTTCCCATCGATGTAAACTTCTCATCGCGACCCTGAATCGGAATCGGCTCAAAAAGAATTACTCCAGCGTACAGGAAAAGTGCCGGCTGATTCACCGCCGCATTCACTTGAAAAGCAGGGTACTTCTCCGCAACCAGTTCGGCGATTTCCTCACGCACCCAGAGAATAAACTTCTCCTTTGGGTAAACCATTTGTAACTTTTCCAGCAGCGGAAAACAACCACACCTCAACTCAAAAATTGCCCTCAGGTCAACTATCGGGCCAAAATTGCACCAGGAATCTCCCTCATAAATACATATCATACGCAAGAATAACCACTACTTTTCGTCTGTCAACTACCAGCAGGAAAAAAGCTTTTATTAAGACTGCGGCTTAAAACACTCCTGTTTTTTATGAAGCGTTATCCACTGCTCATCAATGTACCGCTGAATTTCGGCAATCACCTTGGCGCCTTCTGGATTCTCAAATAGATGCCGAAACCTGCCCTGGGGTTTCAAAAACTCTTCAACTGGCAACTTCTTCGTTGGCTCGTAGTTGATTTTGTAAGAACCGTTTTCAAACTCGTATATTGGCCAGTAGCAGGTATCGGCAGCAAGTTTGGAAAGTTTTACCGTCTCGCCCGGTTGATGGCGCCAACCTAACGGACAGGGCACCAGAACATTTAAGAATGTTGGACCCGGAGTCAAAAGTGCCTTTTGAACCTTTTGTGCCAGATCGCGCCAGAAAAAGACCGTGGTCTGCGCCGCATAAGGTACCTCATGACCAATGACAATATCCATAATATTTTTCCGATGCTGAACTTTACCCGGAAGCACTTTACCGGCTGGAGAAGTTGTTGTATCGGCACCATAAGGAGTTGCCGAGGAACGCTGGATGCCGGTGTTCATATATGCCTCGTTATTGGTACACACATATAGAAACCGGTGCCTTCTTTCCAGAGCGCCCGAAAGTGCTTGTAAGCCAATGTCGTAAGTAC
The nucleotide sequence above comes from candidate division WOR-3 bacterium. Encoded proteins:
- a CDS encoding ROK family protein, whose product is MEFAIGVDIGGTNIKVGLVDEKGKIVRRCRLNTNPEEPAQTILVRLAQRVVKLSQSYPVQTLGVGVAGLVDCRSGVVNFSPNLPLWTQTPVKDILEKLTKFDVFCANDADAVAIGEWLFGAGQGCRNVLVLTLGTGVGSGIIANNQPVLGANFFAGELGHTVISLHGPACFCGNNGCVESYVSARALVRNCRQLLRRQGAHFSNARNQLVLFPQDAKDRSRIWELVGYDLKRLTPREIGKAAKMGDRIARQVISEMGYFLGLGIYNAIMLLDPEIVVIGGGMSRLGTPLLQAVKTTIFSRPYLGQRNVKIVLSRLREDAGILGASQLNRFVPQGN
- a CDS encoding pyruvate ferredoxin oxidoreductase (catalyzes the formation of acetyl-CoA from pyruvate and coenzyme A), with the protein product MLKLTDLAKNQELFSHGHRACAGCGEALAVRQILLAAQTAGMPVVTTMATGCLEIFSSIYPHSAWQVPMIHTAFETAASTAAGVEAAYRFLRKTGRINDEIAIIAFAGDGGTYDIGLQALSGALERRHRFLYVCTNNEAYMNTGIQRSSATPYGADTTTSPAGKVLPGKVQHRKNIMDIVIGHEVPYAAQTTVFFWRDLAQKVQKALLTPGPTFLNVLVPCPLGWRHQPGETVKLSKLAADTCYWPIYEFENGSYKINYEPTKKLPVEEFLKPQGRFRHLFENPEGAKVIAEIQRYIDEQWITLHKKQECFKPQS